The Nitrospira sp. sequence TGCAGCCGCTCGATGACCCGATCACCGACCAGGACTTCTCCATAAATACGGATCTTTCTCGAGTCCCAATCTCCATGAGGGCGAACCAAAGAACCGGACAGCGTGCGGACGAAGGCTCGCAATTTGACGTCGTCTTTGGCGATCAACGGATCACGCGGCGTTGGCCGTTCGATCTGAACTAGGTAGCCGGAAAGGTGCAGCACGATCCCGTCATCCGTCAGATCATGTCCCGGTATCAATAAAAGCGTCTTACTGGTCTTCTGCGTTGAAGCCGGATAGGCCAGCGGTCCCTCGGCGGAGATGTCCACCAACGTCGGTTTCTGCAACTCCAACGTCGTGGTGAAGGAGGCGGAGGGACGAGAACTGTAGATCGGCTCTTCCATCATGTGGGGAGTGCGCATGATCTGATTCTGATCGCCGGCCTCTCCTTGCTGCAGGCCGGTGGCCAGGATGCGGCCGCTGGCAATGTCGGTGATAGTCACCCGAGCTCCACCCACCTCGCGGCCCAACACCATCGCCCCATGTGCGACAACTCGTACGAGGACCGTCGTCGGTTGTGGACTGTTGAGCGACGAATCTGGCGGGGTTTGGCTTTGGACTGGAGCCGGAAGGCAGGGAAGCAGGGTGAACGAGAGGACCAATCCAAGCCGGACGAGGACGGACTGCGTCATTTTACTTTGGTGCCGGGATCGACTTCTTCCAGAACGGTAAGCAGGCCTCGTACGTCGGCATCGCCCGCCGCCAGCACCATCCCCTGCGACTCGATCCCCATGAGCTTGGCCGGCTTGAGATTGGCCACAATGACGATCGTCTTACCGATGAGCGTGTCCGGTTCATATTTCTTGCCGATGCCCGCGACGATTTGACGCTGTTCCGTGCCGAGAGACACTTGGAGTTTGATCAACTTTTCCGATTTCGGTACGCGCTCGGCGGAGAGCACCTTGGCGGTCTTGAGCTGAATCTTCATGAATTCGTCGATTGTGATCTGCGGCGGCGCGGCTACGGCTGCCGGAGCAGCGGGTGTGACGGGTGCAGCAGGGGCCGGTTGTGGAGTTGCGGATGTGTCGTTCACGGATTTGGCTCCTTGTGGTTTCGATTCGATGCGTGGGAAGAGTGACGGCCCCTTGTGAATAAGGGTGCCAGGCGTTAGGCCGCCCCACTCCAATTTGTTTTTCAACAAAGGCGCTATGAATTCGGCTGAGATGCCCAATTGAGAGCAGATCGACTGCGCGCTCGACGGCATAAAAGGATATGTGGCCAGGCTGAGGCAACGGAGGATCTCCGCCATGGTGTAGAGGACTGTCCTCAGTTGTTCCGCGTCACTCTCTTTCTTTGCCAGTGTCCAAGGTGCAGTTTTGTCGACATATTGATTGGCCAGTTGAACGACTTGCCAAATTGCTTCCAGGGCTCGATTGAACTCCAACTGCTCCATATGGCGCGGCAACACCTCATTCAAGAGCGTCATGGTGGCTTGTTGCAGCTCTTGCTCTGCCGGCCCGATCTCTTTTGGATTGGGTATCAGCCCTGCTTGAGTCCGTTCAATGAGGGTCAATGTGCGACTGAGGAGATTGCCGAGACCATTGGCAAGATCGCTATTGATTCGTGTGAGCATGGCGGAGAGGGAAAAATCTCCGTCCTGTCCGAACGGCACTTCACGGAGCAGGAAGTAGCGAAAAGCATCGACCCCATAAACTTCCGACATTTTGTAAGGATCGACGACGTTGCCGCGGCTCTTGGACATCTTCTCGCCGTCCACCGTCCACCAGCCATGGGCGAAGATGGTTTCGGGTAAGGGAAGATTCAACGCCATGAGCATGGTGGACCAATACACGGCGTGCGTCGTCAGGATGTCCTTGCCGACCAGATGGACATCGGCGGGCCAGAATCGGTTCCCGGCCGGTTGTGCTCGTGGCAGATATTCCAGCGCGGACACGTAGTTGACCAGCGCATCGAACCAGACGTAGGTCACATAGTCCTTATCGAAGGGGAGTTCGATCCCCCAAGACAGTCGTGATTTCGGTCTGGAGATTGAAAGATCACCGAGTTTCTGCGTCTGGAGGAAGCCGAGGACTTCATTCCGTCGGGATTCCGGCCTGATGAAGGAGGGGTGTTTCTTAATGTGGTCAAGCAGTCGGTCTTGGTACTGGCCCATTTTGAAGAAGTAGTTGTGCTCACTGAGCTGCTCGACGGGACGTTTGCAGTCGGGACAGAGTCCGGACTCTACGTCTTTCTCGGTCCAGAACCGCTCATCAAACGTGCAGTACCATCCGGTGTAGGAATCCTTGTAAATCAGCGTCTCGTCGTAGAGTCGTTGAAGATACCGTTGGACGACGAGTGTGTGCTGTGCATCCGTTGTCCTGATGAATGCGTCGTTGGAGATGTTGAGGCGTTGCCACAGCGTTTGAAACTGTGGCGCGAGTTTGTCGCAATGCGTCTGCGGGGGGATGCCGGCCTTGGCGGCAGCCTGCTGAACTTTTTGCCCGTGTTCATCGAGACCGGTGAGAAAGAACACCTCGCGCCCGCGCAGCCGGCAATAGCGCGCCAGCACGTCCGCCGCGACCGTGGTGTAGGCGTGGCCGATATGCGGGACATCGTTGACGTAGTAGATCGGGGTGGTGATGTAAAAGGTGTGATCTTCTGCCACGATGAAGGCAAGATAGCAGGTTGACGGCGATTATTTCTAGGCGGAGATCCCGGCAGGGACCAGGCCAAGCGCTTCGCGCAGGCGAAGAAAGGTGGTCTCCAGCGCCATCTGCATGTTCAAGTGCCGCGTGGCTTGCTGCTCGATGCGCTCGATGTCATTCAAGAGAGTGAGCAACGTGTCGATGTCCGCTCGTTGGGCGTATCGACGCAATTCGGCAAGTTGATCGACGTGAAGAATCTGGTCGTGATCTCCTCCCACGATGACGAGGACCAGATCGCGGATCCATCGCGTGAGCCAGTTGAGCGTCTCCTCTCCCCGGTCTGTCTTGGCCAGACTCTCGGCTGCGGAGAGGACGGTGCTGCTCGACGTCAAAGATTCCGGCTTCACCAAGGCCAGGCATTCTTGTTGTCGTGCTCGAACGTCCGCCACATTCGCCGTGAGGGCCTCTCCGATACGTCCATCGGTAAGCACGGCGAGGAAACGCGCATCGGCAGGGGAGAGTTCTCGCGTGAGTATCAGCGCCGCTTCGACTTGTGTGCGGGCGGGTGTGGTGAAACGGAGCGCCTGGCATCGCGATCGAATGGTGATCGGGAGCGCATGAGGCCGGCTCGTAGTCAAGACGAAAAGACTATGGCCAGGAGGTTCTTCCAGGGTCTTGAGGAGCGCGTTGGCCGCCCCGATGGTCAGCCGATCGGCGTCGTCGATCAGGCAGATCTTCCGTTCACCGACCAGCGGTCGATAGACGAACTGTTGTTCGATTTCGCGTACCTGCTCGATCTTGATCTGCGGCGTGGCCGACTCCGGATCGGGCTCGATGACCGAATAGTCCGGGTAAGTCCGTGCGGCGATTTGCAAGCAGGATCGGCAACGGCCACAGCTATCCAAATTATCCGCGTGAGCGGGCTGCTCGCAGTTCAAGGCTTGGGCCAATCTTACAGCGGTCATGAACTTTCCGATCCTGGCTTCGCCGTGGAACAGGTACGCATGGGCCAGTCGTTCGCTACGTATGCTTGCCTGGAGTAAGGAAATGGGTTGCTCGTGGCCTGTGATATCCGCGAAGGGCATGGCTTATCGGCGCCTTGGCTTTTGGGAACGGTGGGTTTTGAACCAGTTGCTTACTCGGGATTCTACTTCGCGCTCGACCGATTCTATGGAGAGAGAAGCATCGATCATCAGAATGCGCCGAGGTTCTTGCTTTGCTAAGGCGTGAAACCCCTTTCTCACACGCTCGTGGAATCGTTCAGCTTCTCGATCCAAGCGATTTTGGGAGGAGGTCTGGCCCCGCCGGCGCCTGAGTCCGACGGCAATAGGAACGTCGAAGAGCAAGGTAAGATGGGGGACCAGTTTCCCCGTCGCCCAACCGTTCATGGTGCGTAATACTCGAAGGTCCAACCCACGTCCGTATCCCTGATAAGCCATGGTCGAGTCTGAAAATCGGTCACAGACGACGGCCTTTCCTTGCGCTAATGCAGGCTTGATGACGTGATCTACATGTTGGCGCCTTGCCGCAAGAATGAGGCAGGCTTCAGTTTCCGGAGCGATGGTCTCCGCAGAATTTTCAAGCAGGATCGTGCGCAACCGTTCAGCAAGGATGGTGCCGCCCGGCTCCCTGGTATGTAGGACATTCAATCCTTGCGCGGTCAGCCACTGACACAGCCTCCGAGCATGCGTCGTTTTCCCACTTCCTTCACCGCCTTCCAGCGTGATGAAGATGCCTGTCGATTTTCTGGATGCCGTACCCATGAGCGTTGTTCGTATCAACCCCCGACCGGGGAGTGATCCTATGTCAGGTCAGGGTGAATAGCAAGACCGGTACCCTTCAGAAATTCGTCCGGATTGAGTGCATAACCCTTTGAAATTTACAATAAAACGCTTGCGAGGCTGGTCCGGAACTCTGTAAGATGAACTGCTCAATGTTCTCCCTTCGACTGGGTGCCGGTGATTCATGATCAAGACCGCTCTGCGACGGTATTTTTTGACGGGCCTTCTCCTTGTCACCCCCATCTGGGGCACGATTCTCGTTCTAAAAACCCTGTTCATCGCGGTAGACGGTATCCTAGGGGACGCGGTCGCGGAATTGGTGCCTGATCATTACATCCCCGGATTGGGGATTGTTACTCTGATCTTGCTCATCTTTTTGGTCGGGTTATTTGCGGCTAACTTCATCGGTCGCCAGATCGTCAGTCACTGGGAGGATTGGTTGAACCGGCTGCCCCTCGTCCGGGGGATTTATTCCACGTTGAAGTCCATGATGGATATTCTTTCATTTTCGGAGCGAGGGTCGTATCGGCGGGTCGTCTTGATTCAATTCCCGAAGAACGGCCATTATTGTTTCGCGTTCGTGACCGGCATGACGAAAGGTGAGACGACGGCATTGGGTCAGGATGCCCTGATTCATGTGTATGTGCCTACCTCACCGAATCCGACGTCGGGATACTTTCTGTTAGTGCCGGAACGGGAAGTCTCGTCCGTCGATATCAGTATCGAAGAAGCGATGAAACTGATTGTCTCGGGCGGTCTCTATACGCCGTCCGCCGCGATGGTGGCGGCCCTGAACGCGGAAACGAAGTGGAATCAGGTCAAACAGCCGGAGGCCGGTGTGCCGATCGGATAAAAAGTTTCCTGATACTCTGTTGAGAGACTCCTAAACTTCTGAGATGAAACAGTCAGCAGGCCAACACACAACACTCTCCCGCATTTCCGGCTTTGGCGTGATCGTGATGGCGGCCGGTTTGGGGAAGCGGATGAGGTCCACCCAAGCGAAAGTCCTGCATCACGTCGCAGGACGGCCGATGGTTCTCTACGCTGTCGATGTGGCGTTGCAGGTAGCGGGGCATCGGATTGCGGTGGTGGTCGGACATCAGGCCGACAGGGTTCGGCAAGTCATCGAAGAAGGCATTGCGGACAAGCCGGGAGGGAAAGCGGTCAGCATCGTCGAACAGGCCGAACAACTTGGAACCGGCCATGCCGTCATGCAGAGCCGTCCCGTGTTTTTCGTGGGTAAGGAGGCACTCCCGACCGATTACCTCATCTTGAACGGCGATACCCCGTTACTGAAAGAACAGACCGCGCGAGAACTCTTGCGTGTCCATCGCTCGCAGGGTGCGACGGTCACGATTCTGACGGCGAGACTCGATGATCCCAGTGGGTATGGACGGGTCATTCGTCGGGAGTCCGGCGCAAAAGCCGATGGAGTGATTTCGTGCGAGGTGCTCAAGATTGTCGAAGATCGAGATGCGACCGCAGCAGAGCGGGCCACCAACGAAATCAATGTGGGTACGTACGTTGTGTCCGGAGAGTTTCTCTTCGATGCGCTCGATAAACTGGAGCCTGATAATGCTCAGGGGGAATATTATCTGACCGATATTGTGCGGATGGCCGTGGCGCAAGGGCGGCATGTAGCCGCGGTGACTCTCAATGATCCCGATGAAGGATTGGGTATCAATACTCGACAACAGTTGGCGACGGCGGAGCACGTCATCAGACACCAGATCCGCGAGCGCTGGCTCGAGGCCGGAGTCACGATGCGAGATCCCGGCTCCGTGTGGATTGATGCGGGAGTCACTATCGGACAAGATACGGTGCTCTACCCACACGTGAATCTCGAAGGCAAAACGATAGTCGGTGAAGGGACGACAATCCGTTCCGGGGTCCGCGTTTCAGATTGCGTAATCGGAAACAATGTAGAGATTCTCGATCATTGCGTGCTACGCGAGTCACAAGTCGATGATGAGGCGCATCTGGGACCGTTCGCGCATTTGAGACCGGGAGCGATCGTGCGGCGGAAGGCAAGGGTTGGAAATTTCGTCGAGATGAAAAAAGCCGAGCTCGGCGAAGGATCAAAGGCGAATCACCTTGCGTATCTCGGTGACGCCCGAATCGGGAAAGGCGTCAACATAGGGGCCGGCACGATTACAGTGAATTATGATGGTGTGAACAAACACCGGACCGTGATCGAGGATCAAGTGTTTGTGGGGAGTGATTCGCAGCTGATTGCGCCGGTCACGATCGGAGAGGGAGCGGTGGTGGCGGCTGGGACAACCGTGACGCAAGACGTGCCGGCCGATTCATTGGCAATCACTCGCATCGCACAAGTGAATCGAGTGGGGTGGGCGGCTAAACGTCGAATGTTGCTGGCCGGCCGTGCATCCAGCGGACACTCAGCACGGGCAGCGGATGAGCCGACGAACCTGAAAACCAAAAACGCTTCAAATAAGCTGAAAAAGGGGCTCGCGAAGTCATCGAAACGCTGATCACGGTGAGAGCGTCGTCGTCTGCGGGTCAGTCTAGTTAGACCTGGAGCAACCGTCATGTGTGGAATCATCGGATACGTCGGCAATCAAGATGCAGTTCCGATTCTCATCGGGGGATTGGCGAAGCTGGAGTATCGCGGTTACGACTCCTCGGGAGTAGCCGTCATGCAGGGGGAAAAGATTGTTGTCAGACGGAGCGTGGGCAAACTGGTCAATCTTCAAAATGCCCTCAAAGCCAACGAACTGAGGGGGACGGTGGGAATCGGCCACACCCGTTGGGCGACCCATGGGAAACCGTCGGAACAGAATGCCCATCCACATCGGTCGAAAGGCTGCGTGTTGGTGCACAACGGAATCATTGAAAACTATCAGCAGCTAAAACAGCAGTTGGAAAAAGACGGCTACAAGTTCGAATCCGAAACCGATACGGAAGTTGTCGCGCATTTGATCGACAAATATCTTCAGAAAGAGCACAGGCTGGCCGATGCCGTGCGATTGGCGACCAAAGATGTGAAGGGTAGTTATGCATTGGCCGTGATTTCCGAGCGGGAGCCCGGTACCTTGATTGCCGCGCGTTCCGGTTGCCCGCTGGTCGTCGGGCGGACCAATCAGGCTTCTTATGTGGCGTCCGATGTCATGGCGATGCTCGCGCACACGCGGGAAGTGACCTACCTCGAAGAAGGAGATGTGGCGGTCGTCACTCAAGACCGGGTCGATCTCACCGACGTCGACGGCCATGCCGTGTCGCGAAAGCCGTCAACGATTACATGGGACGCATCGGCGGTGGAGAAGAGCGGATATCCGCATTTCATGCTGAAGGAGATTCACGAACAACCCCAGACCATTCTGGATACGATGCGCGGACGGTACTCGTATGAGACCGGTGAAGCGGATCTACCCGACATCGGGCTGACGCCGGAGGAGTTCGCCGCCGTTGAGCGCATCTGGATCGTGGCCTGCGGCACCTCCTGGCATGCGGGACAGGTGGGGAAATATTTGTTTGAAGAGATGGTCCGCACTCCGGTGCAGGTGGATATCGGCAGCGAGTTTCGGTATCGCGATCCGCTTGTCGGCAAGAAAGATTTGTTCATTACCATTTCTCAGTCCGGTGAGACGGCCGATACGCTGGCCGCCGCGCGAGAGGCCAAGGGAAAGGGCGCGCGCGTCGTCTCGATCGTGAATGTGGTCGGGAGCACCTTGGCGCGGGAATCCGATGGGGTCCTGTACACCCATTGCGGGCCGGAGATCGGCGTCGCGTCGACCAAGGCGTTCACCGCTCAGCTCACAGCCCTCTATCTTCTGGCATTGCATTTTGCGCGAGTTCGTAATGTGATGAAGATAGCGGACGGCAAAGCATGGCTCGACCGGTTGGTGCGGTTGCCCGTATTGGTGGAGAGTGTGCTGCGGAGAGAAGCTGAAATCGTGGCGATTGCCAAGCGCTATTATAAGAAGCGGAACTTTCTGTTTCTAGGACGGGGCATCAACTATCCGATTGCGCTGGAAGGGTCGTTGAAGCTGAAAGAAATCTCCTACATCCACGCCGAAGGCTATGCGGCGGGCGAGATGAAGCACGGTCCGATCGCGCTGATCGATAAGGACATGCCGGTCGTGGTCTTGGCGCCTCGGGACCGGCTCTATGACAAAACGGTCAGCAATCTCATGGAAGTCAAGGCGCGGCACGCGCCGGTGATTGCCTTCGTGGCCGAAGGCGAGCGAGAGCTCGGCAAGATCGCGGATGCCGTGTTCACGGTGCCGGACACCCATCCGCTGATTTCGCCGATTCTGTTTACGATCCCGCTGCAACTCCTTGCGTATCATATTGCGGTGCTGCGCGGCGCGGATGTGGATCAGCCGAGGAATTTGGCAAAAAGCGTGACCGTGGAATGAGGATAAGAGTGAGGCGCGAAGGCGGGTCCCCGTGCTCGCTCAACGCGCGAGCCCTAGGGAAAGGCGGCGTCTTGGCGCTGCTAGGGCGGCGAGGGTAAGAACCGTCAAGGCCCTCGTTGAATGCGCGCAGTAGGGGATCCCACCATCACGCCTCATGGATGAGAGAGAGGTATAAGAAGGTGGAGATTACGCAGCAGGATGTGGAAAAGGCGGCGCAGTTGGCACGATTGACTGTCACCCCCGCCGAGAAGGAGGCCTTTGCCAAACAGTTGAGCGAGATTCTTACGCACGTCGACAAGTTGAAGCAGTACGACACAACCGGAATCGAACCGACTACAACAGTCATGGGCCAAGTGAATGTGTTTCGGGAGGATGTCGTGCGTCCGTCCCTTGCACAGGACCAGGCGTTGGCGAATGCGCCGCAACGTGAAGCGGACGGTTTCGTCGTGCCAAAAATTCTAGAGGAGCGTTAACCGTCGAGCGTCCCGCTCATTCGTGGGGTACCGCGAATGACGAGTGACGGATGACGAATGACGAACAGATACATGTTTCGACAAATGCTTCGTTCGAAAATTCACCGCGCCACGGTAACGGGCGCGCATCTTGAGTATGAAGGCAGCTTGACCATCGATCAGGATTTGATGGAGGCCGCCGGTATCCTTCCCTATGAGGCCATCATCTGCTCGAACTTGAATAACGGCGAGCGATTCATGACCTATGCCATCAACGGAAAGCGGGGAAACGGAGATATCATCCTGAACGGACCTACTGCGCGAAAAGCGGCGGTCGGAGATCAGATCATCATCTTTTGTTACGAGTATTACGGCGACGAAGAAATCAAGAAGCACGCGCCGAAGATCGTCCGAGTGGACGAAAAGAATCACATCGTGACCGTGCGCTGACCAAATAGGGAAACAGGACAACGGGAGAAGTCGGCAATCCGGCCAGCCGATGGTTGGTCGCGTGACGGCAGCGGAGAAGCGATGTCCCTCCACAAATTGACTCTCTTCGAGCTTCACAAAAAATTCAAGGCAGGCGAAGTCACGGCGACGGAGATCGTGCGTGCCTACTCCCTTCGCATCAGCCAGGTGGAGCCGAAGATTAAGGCCTTCGTCACGCAAGCGAAAGAAACCGCGTCCGCGCAGGCAGAGGATTTAGACCGGAAACTCAAGGACTGGCGAAGGACTCAGCCGCTCACCGGAATGCCTCTTGCCGTCAAAGATAATATCTGTACGGACGGCGTTCCCACGACGTGCAGCTCTCGAATGTTGCAGAATTTTGTGCCACCGTACGATGCCACGGTCGTCGCCAAGTTGCGGGCACAGGAGTACATTTTGTTGGGCAAGACGAACCTGGATGAGTTCGCAATGGGATCGTCGACGGAAAACTCGGCATTTGGGCCCAGCCGCAATCCCTGGAATGTGCACTGCGTGCCGGGAGGGTCGAGCGGAGGGTCCGCGGCGGCGGTGGCGGCAGAGGAATGCGTGGCCGCACTTGGATCGGATACCGGAGGTTCCATCAGGCAGCCGGCGGCGTTCTGCGGCGTGGTGGGACTGAAGCCGACCTATGGACGGGTGTCTCGGTACGGCTTGGTGGCGTTTGCTTCCTCGCTGGATCAAATCGGCCCGATTACCAGAAATGTGTCCGATGCGGCGTTTCTCCTTCAAGCCATTGCTGGCCATGATCCAATGGATTCCACATCGGTCGATCGCCCGGTGCCGGATTACATGAAGGCATTGCAAAAGCGTGACCTCAAATCTCTGAGGGTGGGCGTGCCGGTGGAGTTCTTCACTGAAGGACTGGATTCCGAAGTCGAGCAGGCAGTCAGAGCTGCTATCGACGAGTTGAAGCATCTGGGAGCTGAAGTCAAGGAAATCCGGCTGCCGAGAACCGATGCTGCGGTGGCGGTCTACTATGTGATCGCGACCGCGGAAGCCAGTTCGAATCTTGCCCGGTTCGACGGGGTGAAGTTCGGTTTGCGAGCCAAAGAGACCAAAGATCTGCCCGAACTGTACATGAAGACGCGGCAGGAGGGGTTTGGGCCGGAAGTGAAGCGGCGAATCATGCTGGGGACGTATGTTCTTAGCGCCGGGTATTATGATGCGTATTATGGGAAGGCCCAAGCTGTCCGCACGCTGGTTTGCCAGGATTTCGCGGCGGCATTCAAAGAGGTCGATGTGATCGTGACCCCTGCGACTCCGACACCGGCATTCAAGTTGGGGGAAAAGAGCGAAAACCCGCTGCAAATGTACCTGTCGGACATCTTCACGATCTCGGTGAATCTCGCGGGTCTGCCGGCGATTGCCCTCCCCTGTGGGTTCAGCAAGGCGGGGCTTCCGATCGGGTTGCAGCTGATCGGGCGGGCGTTCGAGGAAGAAACAGTGCTTCGAGCCGCACACGCCTATGAGCAATCGACGCAATGGCATCTCAAAAAGCCGGTGATACGGTAAGGACCGGGCAGAGAGTGGCAAGGGAGAGGATGTACGGGATGAAAGACCAGGAGGATTGGCTGTTATGAGCATCGTTGAAATCGCGGCACTCCTCGTGGCGATCGCTTTCGTGGTACTGGTCGGGTATCTCGTGCCGGTATTGATGCAAGTTCGTAAGACGGTCGCCGAATCGGAACAGCTCCTATCGAAGATGAACGTCGAGGTGCCGGCGCTTGTTGCGGAACTACGGACCATGAGCCAGAACTTGAATGATGTGACGAATCAGGTTCGTGAAAGCACGGAACATGCGGCGGTATTGCTCCATGCTGTGGGAGAAGTCGGTGAGTCCGTGCAACAAGTCCATAACATCATTCGCGGATCGAGCGGCACACTGTTGACGAACGTGGCAAGTATGGTGGCGGGATTTAAGGCCGCCACCCAAGTCGTGCGAGAACGGATGAGACAAGAAGGAGGGACACACAATGGCGGATGATCGAGGAACATCGGCAGCGGTCCTGCTGGCTTTTTTAAGCGGTGCGGCGCTGGGCGCTGTCGCAGCGCTGTTATTGGCGCCGCAATCAGGGAGCGAATCCCGCGATCGACTGCGCGGGTACGCCCGTCGCGCGGAAACCGATCTACGCGATCTTGCCGGGCGGGCCGGAGAGGCGTTTGAGGAAGTCGTCGATCAAGGCAAAGAGTTTGTTGAAACGAAGCGGTCGGTCCTGCGTGAGGCGTTCGATGCGGGACGCGAAGCGATGAAGCGCGAGCGAGGCCGCATCCAGGAAGAGGGGCCGAACCGAGGATGAACTTTGAGACGGTCATCGGAGTGGAGGTCCACGCACAGCTCCGGACCAAATCCAAAATGTTCTGCGGGTGCAGCGCGACATTCGGGTCGTCGGCCAACAGCCAGACATGCCCGGTCTGCCTCGGTCTGCCGGGCAGCTTACCCGTCATCAACCGGACGGCGGTCGAAATGGCGGTCCGCGCGGGTCTGGCGCTGAACTGTACGATCACGGCAAACAATCAATTTGCGAGAAAAAACTACTTCTATCCGGACTTGCCGAAGGGGTATCAGATCTCTCAGTACGAATTCCCCATCTGCCAACATGGGTGGATTGAGATTGCCGCCGCCGGGGGGATCAAGCGAGTGCGCATCCGCCGAGCTCATCTCGAAGAGGATGCCGGCAAGAACACGCATGGAGCCGGCACGGGGGAAAGCCGTGTGGACTTGAATCGCGCCGGGACACCACTGCTGGAAATTGTCACGGAACCCGACATGGGGTCAGCCGACGAAGTTGTGGCGTACCTTAAAGGACTGCGGGACATCTTGATGTATCTTGAAGTCTGCGACGGCAACATGGAGGAGGGGAGCTTTCGGTGTGAGCCGAATCTGTCGCTCCGTCCGGTTGGACAGAAAGAGTTTGGGACGAAGGTCGAGCTGAAGAACATCAATTCCTTCAAGTATGTGAAGGATGCGATCGACTATGAGGTCAAGCGGCAGACTAAGGTCTTGAACGAGGGCGGAAAAATTCGCCAGGAAACCAGACTCTGGAACATCGACCGTGGTGAAACGGCCGTCATGCGCTCCAAAGAAGAAGCCCATGACTATCGCTATTTCCCGGATCCGGATCTGGTGCCGTTGAAGCTGGAACAGGAATGGATTGAGGGATTTAAGTCGTTGTTGCCGGAGTTGCCGGCTGTGCGCATGCGTCGATTTGTTGAGGCGTACGGATTGCCGGAGTACGACGCGGGCGTATTAACGGCGTCAAAGGGAATGGCCGATTATTTCGAGAGCGGTGTGAAGCAGTTCAACCACCCGAAAACCGTGAGTAACTGGGTGATGGGAGAGTTGACGAGAGAGTTGAACAACTCCGGGACGGATATCAGCGTCTCACCGGTCAGTCCTGAACGTCTAGTCGGCCTATTACAGATGGTGGACAAAGGGGCGATCAGTCTAAAGGTGGCTCGGGATATGTTCCCGGAGCTCTATAGCAGCGGAAAAGCGCCTGAGCAGATTGTTCAAGAAAAGGGTCTGACGCAGGTCTCTGATGAAAGCGTATTGGAGAAGATAATCGATGAGGTGCTGAGCAAGAATCCGACCCAGGTTGCACAGTTCAAGGAAGGCAAACAGCAAGTATTAGGTTTCCTCGTCGGGCAGGTCATGAAGGCCAGCGGGGGAAAAGCGAATCCAGGGAAGGTGAATGAGTTGTTGAAAAAGAAGTTGGGATGATACGGGATTGGGAATGACCAGGTAGACTCCGATGCTCGCGCAAGGCGCACGCTGGAGTGTATCGAAGTCTTAGAATTGTGGGCGGTGCTCCTTGCATGCGCGCAGTGGCAGCCCACCGGGTCATTCCCTAACTGCTAGTGTTGAAGAAACTCAAGAATAGAACAATCGCTTTGGAATAGGAAGGTGGAGGAGCATGAGCGCGATTAGAGAAATCAAGGGCAGACAGATCATCGATTCGC is a genomic window containing:
- the gatB gene encoding Asp-tRNA(Asn)/Glu-tRNA(Gln) amidotransferase subunit GatB → MNFETVIGVEVHAQLRTKSKMFCGCSATFGSSANSQTCPVCLGLPGSLPVINRTAVEMAVRAGLALNCTITANNQFARKNYFYPDLPKGYQISQYEFPICQHGWIEIAAAGGIKRVRIRRAHLEEDAGKNTHGAGTGESRVDLNRAGTPLLEIVTEPDMGSADEVVAYLKGLRDILMYLEVCDGNMEEGSFRCEPNLSLRPVGQKEFGTKVELKNINSFKYVKDAIDYEVKRQTKVLNEGGKIRQETRLWNIDRGETAVMRSKEEAHDYRYFPDPDLVPLKLEQEWIEGFKSLLPELPAVRMRRFVEAYGLPEYDAGVLTASKGMADYFESGVKQFNHPKTVSNWVMGELTRELNNSGTDISVSPVSPERLVGLLQMVDKGAISLKVARDMFPELYSSGKAPEQIVQEKGLTQVSDESVLEKIIDEVLSKNPTQVAQFKEGKQQVLGFLVGQVMKASGGKANPGKVNELLKKKLG